In Eupeodes corollae chromosome 3, idEupCoro1.1, whole genome shotgun sequence, a single genomic region encodes these proteins:
- the LOC129950986 gene encoding 40S ribosomal protein S16, whose amino-acid sequence MQQKRREPIHAVQVFGRKKTATAVAYCKRGRGLLRVNGRPLDNIEPKVLQYKLQEPLLLLGKEKFAGVDIRVRVSGGGHVAQIYAIRQAISKALIAFYQKYVDEASKKEIKDILIQYDRTLLVGDPRRCEPKKFGGPGARARYQKSYR is encoded by the exons ATGCAGCAAAAG AGACGTGAACCTATTCACGCAGTTCAGGTTTTCGGACGCAAA aaaactgcCACAGCAGTCGCTTATTGTAAGCGTGGTCGCGGCCTTCTTCGAGTTAATGGGCGGCCCCTGGACAATATTGAACCCAAGGTTTTACAATACAAATTGCAGGAACCTCTTTTGTTGCTCGGCAAG GAAAAATTCGCTGGTGTGGATATTCGTGTTCGTGTGAGCGGTGGTGGTCATGTTGCACAAATCTACGCAATCCGTCAAGCTATCTCTAAAGCATTGATAGCTTTTTATCAAAAGT acGTTGATGAAGCATCAAAGAAAGAAATCAAAGACATTTTGATTCAATACGATAGAACGTTATTGGTAGGTGACCCACGTCGTTGTGAGCCTAAGAAATTCGGAGGTCCAGGTGCTCGTGCCCGTTACCAAAAATCGTACCGTTAA